The Candidatus Epulonipiscium sp. genome window below encodes:
- a CDS encoding PucR family transcriptional regulator translates to MISNQILQSTIDGLKAITRKNFCVMDTDAKVVASTEENQMGLYKSTVEDFINSQAESQMIQGYHYFKVFDENSTEYVVSARGEDEDIYRIGKIAAFQIQNLLVAYKERYDKDNFIKNLLLDNLLLVDIYSRAKKLHIDNNLTRVVYLIETKPDKDMNFVEIVRSIFPSKSKDFVTAVDEKSIILVKEINEKEVLEGKEKIARMIFDTISSEAMSSISVAVGTVVEDLKDVSRSYKEAKMALEVGKIFYSEKRIVSYDSLGIGRLIYQLPVPLCNMYVKEVLHGRTMDEFDGETLATVNKFFENSLNVSETSRQLYIHRNTLVYRLDKLQKMTGLDLRNFEDAITFKITLMVSKYMKYMERESY, encoded by the coding sequence ATGATATCAAATCAAATTTTACAAAGTACAATTGATGGATTAAAGGCAATCACTAGAAAAAACTTTTGTGTTATGGATACAGATGCTAAAGTAGTAGCATCTACGGAAGAAAACCAAATGGGGCTTTACAAATCCACTGTAGAAGATTTTATCAATTCGCAAGCAGAAAGTCAAATGATTCAAGGATACCATTATTTCAAAGTATTTGATGAAAATTCAACGGAATACGTTGTGTCAGCTAGGGGAGAGGATGAGGATATATATAGGATAGGCAAGATAGCTGCCTTTCAAATCCAAAACCTTCTAGTTGCATATAAAGAGAGATATGATAAGGATAATTTTATTAAGAATCTTCTTCTGGATAATTTACTTTTAGTTGATATTTATAGTAGAGCTAAGAAACTCCATATAGATAATAATCTTACAAGAGTTGTATACTTGATTGAGACAAAACCTGATAAGGATATGAACTTTGTAGAAATAGTAAGAAGTATTTTTCCCTCTAAATCAAAGGACTTTGTCACAGCGGTAGATGAGAAAAGTATTATTTTAGTAAAAGAAATAAATGAAAAAGAGGTCCTAGAGGGTAAAGAAAAGATTGCAAGAATGATTTTTGATACCATAAGTAGTGAGGCGATGAGCAGCATTTCTGTTGCGGTTGGAACTGTGGTTGAGGATTTGAAAGATGTATCGAGATCTTATAAAGAGGCTAAGATGGCATTAGAGGTAGGGAAAATATTCTATAGTGAAAAACGTATAGTAAGTTATGATAGCTTGGGGATTGGTCGTCTAATTTACCAACTACCAGTTCCCCTTTGCAATATGTATGTTAAAGAAGTACTTCATGGAAGAACCATGGATGAATTTGATGGGGAAACCCTAGCAACCGTTAACAAGTTTTTTGAAAACAGTTTAAATGTTTCAGAAACATCGAGACAGCTGTATATTCATAGGAATACCCTAGTATATAGATTAGATAAGCTACAGAAGATGACCGGACTAGATTTAAGGAATTTTGAAGATGCGATTACATTTAAAATAACATTAATGGTTAGTAAATACATGAAATATATGGAGAGAGAATCATATTAA